The proteins below come from a single Thunnus thynnus chromosome 10, fThuThy2.1, whole genome shotgun sequence genomic window:
- the LOC137190606 gene encoding hepcidin-like: MKTFSVAIAVAVMLTFIFLQESSAVPVTGEQELEEVMSNDSPVAVHEETSVESWKMPYNRQKRGIKCRFCCGCCTPGICGVCCRF, from the exons ATGAAGACGTTCAGTGTTGCAATTGCAGTGGCCGTCATGCTCACCTTCATCTTCCTTCAGGAGAGTTCTGCTGTCCCAGTCACCGGA GAACAAGAGCTGGAAGAAGTGATGAGCAATGACAGTCCAGTTGCTGTACATGAAGAGACATCTGTGGAATCATGGAAG atGCCGTATAACAGACAGAAACGTGGCATTAAGTGTCGCTTTTGCTGCGGCTGCTGCACCCCCGGTATCTGTGGAGTGTGCTGCAGATTCTGA
- the LOC137190608 gene encoding serine/threonine-protein kinase minibrain-like: MRKHRNRNRSSATSRREEMKRAPVDSKLQPNDVLTSSLSEYLLQHFMFDGFFSRVAQCQDKDTKDTVALKILKEKNNGSQEPNKELAMLKMVRGLDPVNIVRFYEGFEYMGKTCLAFEMLDKNLHQLLKERRGNPLSLQQIRSITQQLVAALRALKTVGVIHTNITPQNIMLVNQKETPFRVKLIDFSSAIKATEVKRGVIMQPVAYRSPEVILGLPISEAADMWSLGGVLATLYLGSLPFPQRCQYYLVKTMVQTLGQPEDQVLDDGTHTLFYFSQNQDSTKPAWRLKTADEHKAVTGFPPQNHSGSTRFSRLDDLVMLYPQAEKIGEKTQFVCLLKQMLCLNPHRRITPSDALSHPFTTMSHEQGDDDDTSSYETSSPALTSHQEPQGDGGSAAVDIVAISIERDGDSAETESRDEDSDESPSNGRVLDDEAAVTSASTSTAPLPTDLYDAVSADKGPVTTSATGGVSTPPPTDDSDAAASVADEATVTSASTDEASTASPKTGLYDAVSADEGTVTLSAADEVSASPLTADLNNVDSSEETESRSNGRDPDDESPNGATVAADEAVVTSASTNEASTSPVLTDLYDAVSADEGTVTTSATDGVSTPPSTDDSDAAASAADEAAVTSASTNEASTSPVLTDLYDAVSADEGIVTTSATDRALTAPLRDDSDAAAGAADEATVTSASIDEASIAPLKTGLYDTVSADKGPVTVSSADEASATLPETDTDEVGPAHERTVMDSDGVSATGSRNTRRKPLKRIKRFFGRMFRALCCCCCSVHVEE; this comes from the exons ATGCGAAAGCATAGGAATAGAAATCGGTCATCAGCAACCTcaagaagagaggaaatgaaaagag CACCTGTTGACTCAAAGCTACAACCCAATGACGTGCTGACCAGCAGTTTGAGTGAGTACCTGCTTCAGCACTTCATGTTTGACGGCTTCTTCAGCAGAGTCGCTCAGTGCCAAGACAAAGACACCAAAGACACTGTGGCCCTCAAGATCCTCAAGGAGAAGAATAACGGTTCCCAGGAGCCCAACAAAGAG TTGGCCATGCTGAAAATGGTCCGTGGTCTTGATCCGGTCAACATCGTTCGATTCTATGAGGGTTTTGAATACATGGGCAAGACATGTCTTGCATTTGAAATGCTGGACAAGAATCTCCACCAGCTGCTGAAGGAGAGACGCGGcaaccctctctctcttcagcaAATCAGATCCATCACACAACAG CTGGTTGCCGCACTTAGAGCTCTGAAGACTGTTGGTGTGATTCATACAAATATCACACCGCAAAACATCATGCTGGTTAACCAGAAAGAAACACCCTTCAGAGTCAAACTCATTGACTTTAGTTCAGCCATCAAAGCTACTGAAGTCAAGCGTGGCGTCATCATGCAGCCTGTTGCATACCG GTCTCCTGAAGTGATACTGGGTCTTCCCatctcagaggctgcagatatGTGGTCTCTGGGTGGTGTCCTGGCAACCCTGTACCTTGGCAGCTTGCCATTCCCTCAGCGCTGCCAGTATTACCTG GTGAAAACTATGGTGCAGACACTGGGTCAGCCGGAGGACCAGGTCCTAGATGACGGCACCCATACGTTGTTCTATTTCAGCCAGAACCAGGACTCCACAAAGCCAGCATGGAGGCTTAAG ACGGCTGATGAGCACAAGGCTGTGACTGGCTTCCCGCCCCAAAATCACAGTGGCTCAACCAGGTTCAGCAGGCTGGATGACCTTGTGATG CTGTACCCACAGGCAGAGAAGATTGGGGAAAAGACACAGTTTGTTTGCCTGCTGAAGCAGATGCTGTGTCTGAATCCTCACAGGAGAATAACCCCAAGTGATGCCCTGAGTCATCCGTTTACAACCATGAGCCATGAACAGGGTGACGATGATGACACCAGCTCTTA TGAGACGTCCTCACCTGCTCTTACGAGTCATCAAGAGCCACAAGGTGATGGTGGCTCAGCGGCAGTGGACATAGTTGCCATCTCgatagaaagagatggagaCTCTGCTGAGACTGAATCAAGAGATGAAGATTCAGATGAAAGTCCCTCCAATGGTAGAGTTTTGGATGATGAAGCTGCAGTCACCTCTGCCTCCACATCTACTGCACCTCTACCGACTGACCTGTATGACGCTGTTTCAGCTGACAAAGGTCCAGTCACCACATCTGCAACTGGTGGAGTTTCAACTCCACCTCCAACAGATGACTCAGATGCTGCTGCTAGTGTAGCTGATGAAGCCACAGTCACCTCTGCCTCCACTGATGAAGCTTCAACAGCATCTCCTAAGACTGGCCTGTATGACGCTGTTTCAGCTGACGAGGGTACAGTCACTCTATCTGCAGCTGATGAGGTTTCAGCCTCACCTCTGACTGCTGACTTGAATAATGTTGATTCAAGTGAAGAAACTGAAAGTCGCTCAAATGGTAGAGATCCAGATGATGAGTCCCCAAATGGCGCCACTGTTGCAGCTGATGAAGCTGTAGTCACCTCTGCCTCCACAAATGAAGCATCTACCTCACCTGTACTGACTGACCTGTATGACGCTGTTTCAGCTGACGAAGGCACAGTCACCACATCTGCAACTGATGGAGTTTCAACTCCACCTTCAACAGATgactctgatgctgctgctagTGCAGCTGATGAAGCTGCAGTCACCTCTGCCTCCACAAATGAAGCATCTACCTCACCTGTGCTGACTGACCTGTATGACGCTGTTTCAGCTGACGAAGGTATAGTCACCACATCTGCAACTGACAGAGCTTTAACTGCACCTCTAAGAGATGACTCCGATGCTGCTGCTGGCGCAGCTGATGAAGCCACAGTCACCTCTGCCTCTATTGATGAAGCTTCAATAGCACCTCTCAAGACTGGCCTGTATGACACTGTTTCAGCTGACAAAGGTCCAGTCACTGTGTCCTCAGCTGACGAAGCCTCAGCTACACTTCCAGAGACTGACACAGATGAAGTTGGTCCAGCTCATGAACGTACAGTCATGGACTCTGATGGAGTCTCAGCCACTGGCTCCAGAAACACTCGGAGGAAGCCGCTGAAAAGGATCAAGAGATTCTTCGGCAGGATGTTTAGAGccctgtgctgctgctgttgctctgtACATGTTGAGGAATAA
- the LOC137190679 gene encoding uncharacterized protein, with translation MKTFSVAVAVAIMLTFIFLQESSAVPVTGEQELEEAMSNDSPVAVHEETSVESWKMPYNRQKRGLKCRVCCGCCIPGVCGVCCTICVNVSNSPKMKTFGVAVAVAVMLTFICIQESVATLSEVQVPEEMMSDDSPVAAHEETSKESWMVTQDIQAQEMEEMMFTPVSANETSVDSWMMPYKSRQKRGIKCRFCCSCCRNRRAYCGLCCKF, from the exons ATGAAGACGTTCAGTGTTGCAGTTGCAGTGGCCATCATGCTCACCTTCATTTTCCTTCAGGAGAGCTCTGCTGTCCCAGTCACCGGA GAACAAGAGCTGGAAGAAGCGATGAGCAATGACAGTCCAGTTGCTGTACATGAAGAGACATCTGTGGAATCATGGAAG ATGCCGTATAACAGACAGAAACGTGGCCTTAAGTGTCGTGTTTGCTGTGGCTGCTGCATCCCCGGTGTCTGCGGAGTGTGCTGCACAATCTG CGTAAACGTCTCAAACTCTCCTAAGATGAAGACATTCGGTGTTGCAGTTGCAGTGGCCGTCATGCTCACCTTTATTTGCATTCAAGAAAGCGTTGCCACACTCAGTGAA GTGCAAGTGCCGGAGGAGATGATGAGCGATGACAGTCCAGTTGCAGCACATGAAGAGACATCTAAGGAATCCTGGATGGTGACTCAAGATATTCAG GCGCAAGAGATGGAGGAAATGATGTTTACTCCAGTTTCTGCAAATGAGACATCAGTGGACTCATGGATG ATGCCGTATAAAAGCAGACAGAAGCGAGGCATTAAGTGTCGCttttgctgcagctgctgccgcAACCGTCGCGCTTACTGTGGATTGTGCTGCAAGTTCTGA
- the LOC137190604 gene encoding hepcidin-like, protein MKTFSVAIAVAIMLTFIFLQESSAVPVTGEQELEEVMSNDSPVAVHEETSVESWKMPYNRQKRGIKCRFCCGCCTPGICEVCCRF, encoded by the exons ATGAAGACGTTCAGTGTTGCAATTGCAGTGGCCATCATGCTCACCTTCATCTTCCTTCAGGAGAGTTCTGCTGTCCCAGTCACCGGA GAACAAGAGCTGGAAGAAGTGATGAGCAATGACAGTCCAGTTGCTGTGCATGAAGAGACATCTGTGGAATCATGGAAG atGCCGTATAACAGACAGAAACGTGGCATTAAGTGTCGCTTTTGCTGTGGCTGCTGCACCCCCGGTATCTGTGAAGTGTGCTGCAGATTCTGA
- the LOC137190607 gene encoding hepcidin-like: MKTFSVAVAVAIMLTFIFLQESSAVPVTGEQELEEVMSNDSPVAVHEETSVESWKMPYNRQKRGIKCRFCCGCCTPGICGVCCRF; the protein is encoded by the exons ATGAAGACGTTCAGTGTTGCAGTTGCAGTGGCCATCATGCTCACCTTCATCTTCCTTCAGGAGAGTTCTGCTGTCCCAGTCACCGGA GAACAAGAGCTGGAAGAAGTGATGAGCAATGACAGTCCAGTTGCTGTACATGAAGAGACATCTGTGGAATCATGGAAG atGCCGTATAACAGACAGAAACGTGGCATTAAGTGTCGCTTTTGCTGCGGCTGCTGCACCCCCGGTATCTGTGGAGTGTGCTGCAGATTCTGA
- the LOC137191854 gene encoding hepcidin-like, translating to MKTFSIAVAVAVVLTFICIQENSAVPVVEVQGMEVMISDDAPLAADSEAALALLEVLRRQKRGLYCGRCCDNGVCRKCCYA from the exons ATGAAGACATTCAGCATTGCAGTTGCAGTGGCCGTTGTGCTCACCTTTATTTGCATTCAGGAGAACTCTGCTGTCCCAGTCGTTGAA gtGCAAGGGATGGAGGTGATGATAAGCGATGACGCTCCACTTGCTGCAGATAGCGAGGCAGCATTGGCCTTGTTGGAG GTGCTTCGCAGACAGAAGCGTGGACTTTATTGTGGCCGGTGCTGCGACAACGGCGTCTGCAGAAAGTGCTGTTATGCATGA
- the LOC137191853 gene encoding hepcidin-like, which produces MKTFGVAVAVAVMLTFICIQESVATLSEEQVPEEMMSDDSPVAAHEETSKESWMVTQDIQAQEMEEMMFTPVSANETSVDSWMMPHKRRQKRGIKCRFCCSCCRNRRAYCGVCCKF; this is translated from the exons ATGAAGACATTCGGTGTTGCAGTTGCAGTGGCCGTCATGCTCACCTTTATTTGCATTCAAGAGAGCGTTGCCACACTCAGTGAA GAGCAAGTGCCGGAGGAGATGATGAGCGATGACAGTCCAGTTGCAGCACATGAAGAGACATCTAAGGAATCCTGGATGGTGACTCAAGATATTCAG GCGCAAGAGATGGAGGAAATGATGTTTACTCCAGTTTCTGCAAATGAGACATCAGTGGACTCATGGATG ATGCCGCATAAAAGAAGACAGAAGCGAGGCATTAAGTGTCGCttttgctgcagctgctgccgcAACCGCCGCGCTTACTGTGGAGTGTGCTGCAAGTTCTGA
- the LOC137190605 gene encoding hepcidin-like: MKTFSVAIAVAIMLTFIFLQESSAVPVTGEQELEEVMSNDSPVAVHEETSVESWKMPYNRQKRGIKCRFCCGCCTPGICGVCCRF, from the exons ATGAAGACGTTCAGTGTTGCAATTGCAGTGGCCATCATGCTCACCTTCATCTTCCTTCAGGAGAGTTCTGCTGTCCCAGTCACCGGA GAACAAGAGCTGGAAGAAGTGATGAGCAATGACAGTCCAGTTGCTGTGCATGAAGAGACATCTGTGGAATCATGGAAG atGCCGTATAACAGACAGAAACGTGGCATTAAGTGTCGCTTTTGCTGCGGCTGCTGCACCCCCGGTATCTGTGGAGTGTGCTGCAGATTCTGA
- the LOC137190603 gene encoding hepcidin-like — translation MKTFSVAIAVAIMLTFIFLQESSAVPVTGEQELEEVMSNDSPVAVHEETSVESWKMPYNRQKRGIKCRFCCGCCTPGICEVCCRF, via the exons ATGAAGACGTTCAGTGTTGCAATTGCAGTGGCCATCATGCTCACCTTCATCTTCCTTCAGGAGAGTTCTGCTGTCCCAGTCACCGGA GAACAAGAGCTGGAAGAAGTGATGAGCAATGACAGTCCAGTTGCTGTACATGAAGAGACATCTGTGGAATCATGGAAG atGCCGTATAACAGACAGAAACGTGGCATTAAGTGTCGCTTTTGCTGCGGCTGCTGCACCCCCGGTATCTGTGAAGTGTGCTGCAGATTCTGA